A window of the Tropheryma whipplei str. Twist genome harbors these coding sequences:
- a CDS encoding ATP-binding cassette domain-containing protein, whose product MDLGMNSTTLLECKGVYKSYGRGSFTLTDASFQILPGQIVRLSGRSGGGKSTLLRIAGLLSTPDKGEVRVLGQTALSWVTRDRLRRKHIGILFQEGNLLGHLTLRDNLRYSCFAPPAVYEELVERLDLTDALNTKAVKLSGGELQRAGICRALVNQPQVVLLDEPTSSLDDFSTDTVVSIIRELKASGMGILIVSHDNRLDGLEDQRFLVSSGQIQELAP is encoded by the coding sequence ATGGATTTGGGCATGAATAGCACGACACTTTTGGAATGCAAAGGGGTCTACAAATCTTATGGCCGAGGATCGTTTACGCTGACAGATGCCAGTTTTCAGATATTACCCGGGCAGATTGTTAGGCTTTCCGGACGCTCTGGTGGGGGTAAGTCAACTCTCCTTAGGATTGCGGGTTTACTATCTACTCCCGATAAGGGTGAAGTGCGCGTCCTTGGACAAACTGCCCTCTCGTGGGTCACGAGAGATCGCCTCCGCAGAAAGCATATTGGCATCCTTTTCCAGGAAGGCAACCTCCTGGGACATCTGACCCTCCGTGACAATCTTAGGTACAGTTGTTTTGCACCTCCTGCCGTATATGAAGAGTTGGTAGAACGCCTGGATCTAACAGACGCCCTCAATACCAAAGCTGTCAAGTTGTCTGGTGGTGAGCTTCAACGCGCGGGTATCTGCAGGGCTCTTGTAAATCAACCGCAGGTTGTTTTGCTCGATGAGCCAACATCTTCACTGGATGACTTTTCAACGGATACAGTGGTCAGTATTATCAGGGAATTGAAAGCCTCTGGTATGGGGATTCTAATTGTGAGTCATGATAACCGACTGGATGGACTTGAAGATCAGAGATTCTTGGTGAGCTCTGGACAGATTCAGGAGCTCGCGCCATGA
- a CDS encoding ABC transporter ATP-binding protein: MYPAPHGLLDSTSSALAACLALHARIASVAALGEGVSAFVEVMNVAYRYRGGMCAFENVSLSVKKGQVLGLLGVNGAGKTTFVRLLQGILSPISGSISINGYPPTSLRAKVICGNAPQTSVFPSALRVSEFISYVSKLYPRSESLSAVLDKFHLKDLKNRKGSHMSGGQKRQVAVALAFVGFPSLVLLDEPTAGLDISSRRDVINTVKSEISKRGITAIVTSHYLDDIESLADTVVVLQNGRITHNEPINTLIKHTRGNVVSFFSKSPNRVKNILTKAEKFDISGDFVRVTTPDSDNLLRRLYTSDISLRDIRVQSGTLEDAFVELIRKE, from the coding sequence ATGTATCCTGCGCCGCACGGCCTGCTTGATTCTACCTCTTCAGCGTTAGCCGCCTGTTTGGCTTTGCATGCTAGAATCGCCTCTGTTGCTGCTTTGGGGGAGGGCGTGTCTGCTTTTGTTGAGGTGATGAATGTCGCCTACAGGTACCGCGGTGGGATGTGCGCCTTTGAGAATGTCAGTCTTTCGGTAAAAAAGGGTCAGGTGCTTGGTCTTCTTGGGGTCAATGGCGCGGGCAAGACCACTTTCGTTCGTCTGCTGCAAGGCATTCTTTCTCCAATATCGGGTTCAATTTCTATTAACGGCTACCCGCCGACCTCTTTGCGGGCAAAGGTTATATGTGGAAATGCCCCACAGACGAGCGTCTTCCCGAGTGCCCTGAGAGTCTCGGAATTTATTTCCTATGTGTCAAAGCTTTACCCTAGGTCAGAATCTTTATCTGCTGTGCTCGACAAATTTCATTTGAAAGATCTAAAAAACCGCAAGGGCTCTCATATGTCTGGTGGGCAAAAGCGCCAGGTTGCTGTGGCATTAGCGTTTGTTGGTTTTCCAAGTCTGGTCTTGCTAGACGAACCTACAGCCGGCCTTGATATCAGTTCAAGGCGCGATGTAATTAATACCGTAAAGAGTGAAATCTCCAAAAGAGGAATCACCGCAATAGTAACCAGTCACTATCTAGATGACATCGAGTCACTTGCAGACACGGTTGTTGTCTTGCAAAACGGCCGAATAACTCATAATGAGCCAATCAATACACTAATCAAGCATACAAGAGGTAATGTTGTTAGTTTTTTCTCAAAGTCGCCTAATCGGGTCAAAAATATCCTGACAAAGGCAGAGAAATTTGATATCTCAGGGGATTTTGTGAGAGTAACAACCCCGGACTCTGATAACCTGCTCCGCAGGCTATATACATCGGATATAAGTTTGCGAGATATTCGGGTCCAGAGTGGCACCTTGGAAGATGCTTTTGTCGAGTTGATTAGAAAAGAGTAG
- a CDS encoding ABC transporter permease: MQKYSVGPFRQALTHARYKFTEQIRTPFSIILGLGMPVASFIFFVLPQEGYVSNPKIATYAVVSFSVFGMMTNSLIGFARDIAMDRLTEWGAYMNSLPGYAISRVIGYIFSNGAISVLSIIPVLIVGFAATQIEIDSVRYLPAFLTLIATNTIFMLLGTAIGFAFSAASAIAVSQFLMLLLSFSGGLFVPPTNFPAWFNLISLFVPTRAVRELNIWASVGGPFPVTQGFMWLVWLVLFTAAAIFAAKWRQSHTSFAVYH; encoded by the coding sequence GTGCAAAAATACTCGGTTGGCCCTTTTCGTCAGGCCTTGACTCACGCCCGGTACAAGTTCACAGAACAGATACGCACTCCGTTTAGCATTATCCTGGGTCTCGGGATGCCCGTTGCGAGTTTTATTTTTTTTGTTCTGCCTCAGGAAGGCTATGTCAGTAACCCTAAGATTGCCACATACGCTGTTGTGAGTTTCTCGGTGTTTGGTATGATGACCAATTCCCTGATCGGATTTGCACGGGATATTGCTATGGACAGGCTAACCGAGTGGGGTGCGTACATGAATTCTCTGCCGGGATACGCTATATCTCGCGTAATCGGCTATATATTTTCAAATGGAGCTATATCTGTTTTGTCAATTATTCCCGTTTTGATTGTTGGCTTTGCGGCGACTCAGATTGAGATTGACTCCGTCCGTTATTTGCCCGCTTTTCTCACCCTTATTGCTACCAACACAATTTTTATGCTTCTTGGCACGGCAATCGGGTTTGCCTTTTCTGCCGCATCAGCCATTGCTGTTAGCCAGTTTTTGATGTTGCTTTTATCGTTTTCTGGCGGATTATTTGTTCCACCGACAAATTTTCCCGCATGGTTTAACCTGATATCGCTATTTGTTCCAACAAGAGCTGTACGTGAACTGAATATATGGGCATCAGTTGGTGGCCCATTTCCCGTTACTCAAGGATTCATGTGGCTTGTATGGCTTGTGCTGTTTACAGCCGCTGCCATTTTCGCAGCAAAGTGGCGCCAGTCACACACAAGTTTTGCTGTTTACCATTGA
- a CDS encoding MATE family efflux transporter: MSGLSRRQLIAYAWPLAAASLAFIVTGLTDTTVVAYYSTPALAGLTLATSIYQLFSISMLSGLTAYNILLPRTTGKDGKQRRIHGLFIVLRWLLPISCLVGLLLATIAALVLVFVTDLIWAEAARYLLVMSLNLPIALFCSSLLTTAVVWGKTKYPLAVLLVYAIINLIMDLLLVYGLGPFPRLGVLGSAIASVVSALIVAPWAVLRVRKLYLEGYPLSANRDSDTPAILESISLHKSMHKKGRVATPETQTLVLESDTPLKTPSKPVSNKQADRELFAGWGLVSLQSVMSMVLDYFAALLFTLIVSTAGAELLGSSRFGLYAETLSFMLIGSLCEAGVILLGRAFGNTPLKALGEHHSIRRTFIIYSVIIGIVIAVLSKPASLIVSPDAVIQDNSFFIVLIVSASCPLIGWCFANITLLRTNARTGMDFAGNVIAVWAAQIPVAIIGLYFMSVRGAFFGVLAYWLLRAALTHIFVKRLSKNSAKNSE, translated from the coding sequence TTGTCAGGCCTTAGTCGTCGACAGTTGATTGCCTATGCCTGGCCGTTGGCAGCGGCTTCGCTTGCCTTTATAGTAACCGGCCTTACTGACACAACGGTTGTGGCCTACTATTCAACGCCTGCCCTTGCCGGATTAACTCTTGCAACCAGTATTTATCAATTATTTTCTATCTCTATGCTGTCAGGCCTTACTGCCTACAATATTCTCTTGCCTCGCACAACAGGTAAAGATGGAAAGCAGCGCCGAATACACGGCCTATTTATAGTATTGCGGTGGCTTCTGCCCATTTCTTGTCTTGTTGGGCTCTTGCTCGCGACAATAGCAGCTCTTGTTCTTGTTTTTGTAACTGACTTGATTTGGGCTGAGGCGGCCAGGTATCTCCTTGTTATGTCCTTGAATCTTCCTATTGCATTATTCTGTTCATCTCTTTTGACAACAGCTGTGGTATGGGGAAAAACTAAATACCCACTTGCTGTTTTGCTTGTGTACGCGATCATAAATCTTATAATGGATCTTCTTCTTGTCTATGGGCTTGGCCCTTTTCCCCGTTTAGGCGTTTTAGGCAGTGCAATAGCAAGTGTCGTCTCTGCTTTAATTGTTGCACCCTGGGCAGTTCTAAGGGTAAGAAAACTCTATTTGGAAGGATATCCGCTTAGTGCGAATAGAGACTCCGATACCCCTGCGATACTCGAATCCATTTCATTGCATAAATCAATGCATAAAAAAGGTCGTGTTGCTACCCCTGAAACACAAACACTTGTTCTGGAGAGTGATACACCACTGAAAACCCCAAGCAAACCGGTGTCAAACAAACAGGCTGATCGGGAGTTATTTGCTGGGTGGGGCCTTGTGTCTCTTCAAAGCGTTATGTCAATGGTGCTTGATTATTTCGCTGCACTGCTTTTTACACTTATAGTCTCAACTGCGGGCGCTGAACTCCTCGGTAGCTCAAGATTTGGACTGTATGCAGAGACTCTTAGCTTTATGCTTATCGGCAGTTTGTGTGAAGCTGGCGTTATTCTTCTGGGTCGTGCTTTTGGTAATACACCCTTGAAAGCGCTGGGAGAACACCATTCAATAAGACGGACTTTTATTATTTATTCGGTGATTATCGGCATTGTGATAGCTGTTTTATCAAAACCCGCCTCTCTGATTGTTTCACCTGATGCCGTTATTCAAGACAATAGCTTCTTTATCGTTTTGATAGTCTCTGCGTCATGCCCACTGATTGGCTGGTGCTTTGCAAATATAACTCTTTTGCGGACCAATGCAAGGACAGGGATGGATTTCGCCGGTAATGTGATTGCCGTATGGGCCGCACAGATTCCTGTGGCGATTATTGGACTTTACTTCATGAGTGTTAGAGGCGCCTTCTTTGGAGTTCTTGCATATTGGCTCTTACGCGCGGCTTTGACGCATATCTTTGTCAAGCGCTTATCCAAAAACAGTGCCAAAAACAGTGAATAG